From Corallincola holothuriorum, the proteins below share one genomic window:
- a CDS encoding GNAT family N-acetyltransferase has translation MAQIWLRDVLPSDMDTLFEQQNEPKACEVAQFVPRSREAFLSHWQSNVLSNTCATVKTVMVLDATDVARGDKGSVAGSVVCWLQQEQWKIGYWLGCDFWQRGIATQALSLFLDVVIERPLYANVTKSNIGSLRVLAKNGFIVEREQRFFCPRLNQQIEELVLCLPATGSA, from the coding sequence ATGGCGCAAATTTGGCTCCGAGACGTCTTGCCGTCTGATATGGATACGTTATTTGAACAACAGAATGAACCGAAAGCCTGCGAAGTGGCCCAGTTTGTTCCGCGAAGCCGTGAGGCGTTTTTATCTCATTGGCAAAGTAACGTGTTATCGAATACGTGTGCCACAGTGAAAACCGTTATGGTACTAGATGCAACGGATGTGGCGAGGGGAGATAAGGGAAGCGTGGCGGGCAGTGTCGTGTGTTGGTTGCAGCAGGAACAGTGGAAAATAGGCTATTGGTTGGGCTGTGATTTTTGGCAGCGAGGAATAGCGACACAGGCGCTGTCGCTGTTCCTAGATGTCGTGATTGAGAGACCCTTGTATGCCAATGTGACAAAAAGCAATATTGGTTCGTTACGGGTGTTGGCAAAGAATGGTTTTATAGTTGAACGGGAACAGCGCTTTTTCTGTCCCAGGTTAAATCAGCAGATAGAAGAGCTGGTGTTATGTTTGCCTGCTACCGGTTCCGCGTGA